The following coding sequences lie in one Cannabis sativa cultivar Pink pepper isolate KNU-18-1 chromosome 5, ASM2916894v1, whole genome shotgun sequence genomic window:
- the LOC115718176 gene encoding ethylene-responsive transcription factor 13-like has product MSGSILVSSSDSVDLNLLEAIRIYLLCDEDLITRIDSPDTLNFSNNFFADADNLHIKVEDYTTEDMAVIDGWSPSDEGSSTKDFTELERSDYQPIAVARLSNPPQAKNKGNKVSFKGVRRRPWGKYAAEIRDPKQKGKRIWLGTYEMPEDAALAYDKAAFEIRGAKAKLNFPHLVGSVTREPIRITPKRRSLQPSSLSSENGSLTAKTKRQKVWLAGEYQF; this is encoded by the coding sequence ATGTCTGGATCTATACTGGTTAGTAGCTCAGATTCTGTAGATTTAAATCTTCTGGAGGCTATAAGGATATACCTCCTTTGTGATGAAGATCTCATCACACGTATTGACTCTCCAGATACTTTGAACTTTAGCAACAATTTCTTTGCTGATGCTGATAATCTGCATATTAAAGTGGAGGACTACACCACAGAAGACATGGCAGTTATCGATGGATGGAGTCCCTCTGACGAGGGCTCTTCAACAAAAGATTTCACTGAATTGGAGAGAAGTGATTACCAGCCGATTGCGGTGGCGCGTTTGTCGAATCCGCCGCAAGCGAAGAATAAGGGGAATAAAGTTAGCTTTAAGGGAGTGAGGCGGAGACCTTGGGGGAAGTATGCTGCGGAGATTAGGGACCCAAAACAGAAGGGGAAGAGGATTTGGCTGGGAACGTATGAGATGCCAGAGGATGCGGCTTTGGCTTATGACAAAGCGGCTTTCGAGATTCGAGGAGCCAAGGCCAAGCTCAATTTTCCTCACCTTGTTGGATCGGTGACTAGGGAACCAATCCGAATAACCCCAAAGCGACGTTCTCTACAGCCTTCTTCGTTGTCATCTGAAAATGGCTCCTTGACTGCGAAGACAAAGAGACAAAAAGTTTGGCTCGCTGGAGAGTACCAATTTTGA